In the genome of cyanobacterium endosymbiont of Braarudosphaera bigelowii, one region contains:
- a CDS encoding carbohydrate ABC transporter permease, which produces MKWEKNSNYVLLRVSIFFITSFFLIPVIWQILTSIKTSEDISTIPNIYFPQRITLEHYIELFKRRPFILYIFNSIIVSTISTIICLVIGSPAAYILARINIHHKNLILVLISIVSLFPYVLLFLGLLETIRFLNLGNNYLALIIPYSGINLPLTILIMRSFFQQLPRELEDAARIDGYKIIPMLTQILLPLTFPALVTTGILTFIFTWNEYIFALTFITRETMKTIPVATAQIGGSSVFEIPYGPISAATVLGTFPLILLVLFFQKRIVEGLTAGAVKG; this is translated from the coding sequence ATGAAATGGGAGAAAAATAGCAACTATGTACTTCTTCGGGTTAGTATTTTTTTTATTACCTCTTTTTTTCTAATTCCAGTTATATGGCAAATTTTAACATCTATAAAGACTAGTGAAGATATTTCTACTATCCCTAATATTTATTTTCCTCAACGTATAACTCTTGAACACTATATAGAGTTATTTAAACGTCGTCCTTTTATTCTCTACATTTTTAATAGTATTATTGTTTCTACAATATCTACAATTATATGTTTAGTAATTGGTTCTCCTGCTGCTTACATACTTGCAAGAATAAATATTCATCATAAAAATCTTATCCTTGTATTAATTTCTATAGTATCTTTGTTTCCCTATGTTTTATTGTTCTTAGGATTATTAGAGACAATACGATTTTTAAATTTAGGAAATAATTATTTAGCCTTAATCATTCCTTATTCTGGTATAAACTTACCATTGACCATTTTGATAATGCGTAGCTTCTTTCAACAACTACCTAGAGAATTAGAAGATGCAGCACGAATAGATGGCTATAAAATTATTCCAATGTTAACCCAGATTTTACTGCCTCTAACTTTTCCTGCTCTAGTTACAACAGGAATCTTAACCTTTATCTTTACTTGGAACGAGTATATTTTTGCTCTTACTTTTATAACCCGTGAAACAATGAAAACTATTCCCGTCGCAACAGCCCAAATTGGTGGTTCAAGCGTGTTTGAAATTCCGTATGGCCCTATCTCAGCTGCTACAGTCCTAGGGACTTTTCCGTTGATTCTACTGGTTTTATTTTTTCAAAAGAGAATTGTAGAAGGGCTAACAGCTGGTGCAGTTAAAGGATAA
- a CDS encoding carbohydrate ABC transporter permease: MKNENQTGWLIMLPALLLLIFVFIYPIASAFLLSLFTKNLGTQLEPIFSGLSNYFRMARDGRFLQAIWNTSIFTAISVTLELILGMILALTLNQTFFGRGAVRVISMIPWALPTAIMGLAWAWIFNDQYGVVNDILQRLGIIHTGINWLGNPTLAMIVLIIADVWKTTPFLGIILLSGLQSIPQDLYEAHAIDGAKPWQSFCQITLPLIMPQVLIAILFRFAQAFGVFDLVQVITGGGPAGATETVSIYIYATVMRYLDFGYGAALVVITFLLLIIVVGIAGILLISFKKDR, from the coding sequence ATGAAAAATGAAAATCAAACAGGCTGGCTAATAATGCTTCCAGCCTTACTTTTATTGATTTTTGTATTTATTTATCCAATTGCAAGTGCATTTTTATTAAGTTTATTTACTAAAAATCTTGGTACTCAGCTAGAACCTATTTTCTCAGGATTATCAAATTATTTTCGAATGGCAAGAGATGGACGTTTTTTACAAGCCATTTGGAATACATCTATATTTACTGCGATAAGTGTTACTTTAGAATTAATTTTAGGAATGATTTTGGCCTTAACTTTAAACCAAACCTTTTTCGGTAGAGGTGCTGTTAGAGTTATTTCTATGATTCCTTGGGCGTTACCGACTGCAATAATGGGATTGGCCTGGGCATGGATTTTTAATGATCAGTATGGAGTTGTTAATGATATTTTACAACGTTTGGGCATCATTCATACTGGAATTAATTGGTTAGGTAATCCAACTTTGGCTATGATTGTTTTGATTATTGCAGATGTATGGAAAACAACTCCATTTCTTGGTATTATTTTGCTATCAGGCTTACAATCAATCCCACAAGATTTGTATGAAGCACATGCTATAGATGGAGCAAAACCTTGGCAAAGTTTCTGCCAGATCACCTTGCCACTAATTATGCCACAAGTTCTAATTGCAATATTATTTAGATTTGCACAAGCCTTTGGTGTATTTGATTTAGTTCAAGTCATAACAGGAGGAGGTCCTGCCGGGGCGACAGAAACTGTTTCTATTTATATTTATGCAACAGTTATGAGATACCTAGATTTCGGTTATGGTGCTGCATTGGTTGTAATAACTTTTTTACTATTAATAATAGTTGTTGGAATTGCCGGAATCTTATTAATAAGCTTTAAAAAAGATAGATAA
- a CDS encoding calcium/sodium antiporter translates to MSFILVFGLLVAGIVLLMVGAEVLVRGAADITSSLGISPLVVGLTIVSYGTSSPEMAVAVQSSLAGQADLALGNVIGSNIFNILVILGISSLAIPLIVAQQLIRLDVPIMIGVSILTFFFGLDRTIHRSDGIILLIGGVIYTTFLIYKGAKESSNSNPNDDESKISPLSFSRFIKDIIFILLGVGCLVLGSQWLVDSATEIARKIGVSDLIIGLTIVATGTSLPELATSAVAALKGERDIAVGNVIGSNIFNILTVLAICAIASPTGVPVSDAALHFDLPVMIAIEVACLPIFFTENIIRRWEGFLFLSYYVAYTTYLVLYSTGHHGLPIFGSIMSFFVIPITILTLMILMLNSYRKKQNKTLNKTET, encoded by the coding sequence ATGAGTTTTATCTTAGTTTTTGGTTTGTTAGTGGCTGGAATTGTCCTGTTGATGGTCGGTGCAGAAGTTTTAGTTAGAGGGGCTGCTGATATAACTTCAAGTCTCGGAATTTCCCCTTTAGTTGTAGGACTAACTATTGTTTCTTACGGGACTAGCTCTCCGGAAATGGCAGTAGCTGTTCAGTCAAGTTTAGCCGGTCAAGCAGATCTAGCTCTAGGAAATGTTATTGGCAGTAATATTTTTAATATTTTAGTCATTTTAGGAATATCTTCTTTAGCTATTCCATTGATAGTTGCTCAACAATTAATTCGTTTAGATGTTCCTATTATGATTGGAGTATCAATTTTAACTTTTTTCTTCGGGCTAGATCGTACAATACATCGTTCTGACGGAATCATTTTATTGATTGGTGGTGTTATATACACTACTTTTTTAATTTATAAAGGGGCAAAAGAGTCAAGTAATTCAAACCCTAATGATGATGAAAGTAAGATTTCACCTCTATCCTTTAGTAGATTTATTAAAGACATTATATTTATTTTATTGGGTGTAGGATGCTTGGTATTGGGATCTCAATGGTTAGTTGATAGTGCAACAGAGATTGCCCGTAAAATTGGAGTAAGCGATTTGATTATTGGCTTAACAATTGTAGCTACAGGAACATCTTTGCCTGAGCTGGCAACTTCAGCCGTCGCAGCATTAAAGGGAGAAAGAGATATTGCTGTAGGAAATGTTATCGGTAGCAATATCTTTAATATTTTAACTGTACTAGCTATTTGTGCTATAGCTTCACCGACAGGAGTTCCTGTTTCTGATGCTGCTTTACATTTTGATTTACCAGTAATGATAGCTATCGAAGTGGCATGTCTGCCTATCTTTTTTACAGAAAACATTATCAGACGTTGGGAAGGCTTTTTGTTTCTAAGTTATTATGTTGCTTATACAACATACTTAGTATTATATTCTACAGGACATCACGGATTGCCTATTTTTGGTAGCATTATGTCATTTTTTGTAATTCCTATTACTATATTAACTTTAATGATTTTAATGTTGAATAGCTATAGAAAAAAACAAAACAAGACATTGAATAAAACAGAAACCTGA
- a CDS encoding R3H domain-containing nucleic acid-binding protein: protein MPQKDSFQPIQITDELNKLLDVLPPNIYHHIKNHPECNHLIEVVMDLGRLPEARFSEYAIYLGTTSISAADLEYTIQRIGTFSDDNRAGIEKTLHRISAIRNRKGSVVGLTCRIGRAVFGSISIIRDLVEIGKSLLLLGRPGVGKTTALREIARVLADDFHKRVVIIDTSNEIAGDSDVPHPSIGKARRMQVSTPELQHKVMIEAVENHMPEVIVIDEIGTELEALAARTIAERGVQLVGTAHGNEIENLMKNPTLSDLVGGIQAVTLGDEEAKRRGCQKTVLERKAPPTFEIAVEMLERQKWSIHQDVAYTIDTLLRSGKPNTEIRTVNQDGEINIAQETFDDTELLKTPEYRQQPKTATQPRGWRASGKMIPIPSLRSKDANKLGETLEFDKLLDASWYQFENKDNGSKAKTFNLEGEDLPIYVYPYGIGRSHLEQVIKILQLPIMVTKDLDSADVVLALRSYLKNQSKLRQVTKMRQIPIHGVKSNTIPQITCTLQKLLGVSEMQVSKTADLRLFTRGDNDDELEALEEARLAIEQIVLPKCQPVELLPRSPKVRGMQHELIEHYRLQSDSSGEEPNRRLRIYPI, encoded by the coding sequence ATACCTCAAAAAGATTCATTTCAGCCTATCCAAATTACCGATGAACTAAATAAACTTCTAGATGTTTTACCACCAAATATTTATCATCACATTAAAAATCATCCAGAATGTAATCATTTAATAGAAGTAGTCATGGACTTAGGAAGACTGCCGGAAGCTCGCTTTTCTGAATATGCTATTTATTTAGGAACGACTTCAATTTCTGCTGCTGATTTAGAATATACTATTCAAAGGATAGGGACTTTTAGCGATGATAATCGCGCAGGAATTGAAAAGACCTTACATCGTATTAGCGCTATACGCAATAGAAAAGGAAGTGTTGTTGGGCTAACTTGCCGTATAGGGAGAGCTGTCTTTGGAAGTATATCTATAATTCGAGACTTAGTAGAAATAGGAAAATCGCTTCTTCTATTAGGTCGGCCAGGTGTAGGAAAAACAACTGCATTACGTGAAATTGCAAGAGTCCTCGCCGATGATTTTCATAAACGAGTCGTTATTATAGATACTTCTAACGAAATTGCCGGAGATAGTGATGTTCCCCATCCCTCAATCGGTAAAGCGAGAAGAATGCAAGTATCTACGCCTGAACTACAGCATAAAGTAATGATTGAAGCAGTTGAAAATCATATGCCAGAGGTCATAGTTATTGATGAAATTGGAACAGAGTTAGAAGCTTTAGCTGCTCGTACTATTGCTGAGAGAGGTGTTCAGTTGGTTGGGACAGCTCATGGAAATGAAATTGAAAACTTAATGAAAAATCCAACTCTTTCTGATTTAGTAGGAGGAATTCAAGCTGTTACACTTGGAGATGAAGAAGCAAAACGAAGAGGTTGCCAAAAAACTGTTCTGGAGCGCAAAGCTCCTCCTACTTTCGAAATTGCAGTTGAGATGTTAGAACGTCAAAAATGGAGTATCCATCAAGATGTAGCGTATACGATAGACACCCTACTTCGTAGTGGAAAGCCTAATACTGAAATACGAACAGTTAATCAAGATGGAGAGATTAACATCGCTCAAGAAACATTTGATGATACTGAACTTTTAAAAACACCTGAGTATCGTCAACAACCTAAAACTGCTACACAACCAAGAGGATGGCGAGCTTCCGGTAAAATGATACCTATTCCTTCCTTAAGAAGTAAAGATGCAAATAAATTAGGTGAAACATTAGAATTTGATAAACTATTAGATGCTTCCTGGTATCAATTCGAGAATAAAGATAACGGAAGTAAAGCAAAAACATTTAATCTAGAAGGAGAAGATCTTCCTATCTATGTTTATCCTTATGGAATAGGTAGATCTCATTTAGAACAAGTTATTAAGATTCTTCAGCTACCAATTATGGTAACAAAGGATCTAGACAGTGCTGATGTAGTTCTTGCATTACGCTCATACTTAAAAAATCAATCAAAACTACGCCAAGTGACCAAAATGAGACAAATTCCTATTCATGGCGTGAAATCTAATACTATTCCTCAAATCACTTGCACTTTACAAAAATTACTAGGAGTTAGTGAAATGCAAGTTTCTAAAACAGCTGATTTACGTCTTTTTACTAGAGGAGATAATGATGACGAATTGGAAGCTTTAGAGGAGGCAAGATTAGCAATTGAGCAAATTGTTTTACCTAAATGTCAACCAGTAGAACTATTACCAAGATCTCCTAAAGTGCGAGGCATGCAACATGAACTAATTGAACATTATCGTTTACAGTCAGATAGCTCTGGAGAAGAACCTAACCGCAGATTAAGAATTTACCCTATATAA
- the rplC gene encoding 50S ribosomal protein L3, giving the protein MAIGLLGTKLGMTQIFDDETGLAIPVTIMKVGPCTITQIKTSDTDGYNAVQIGYSEVKEKALAKPELGHLKKAGALPLRHLKEYRVDDTQPYKLGETVNADLFNAGDLVDITGTSMGRGFAGYQKRHNFKRGNMTHGSKSHRLPGSTGAGTTPGRVYPGKKMAGQYGASQVTTRHLKVVQVDAECNLLLIKGAVPGKPGGLLNIIPTKIVGK; this is encoded by the coding sequence GTGGCTATTGGTCTTCTCGGTACCAAACTCGGTATGACCCAAATATTTGATGATGAAACAGGACTTGCTATTCCTGTGACTATCATGAAAGTAGGTCCTTGTACCATTACCCAAATAAAAACATCCGATACCGATGGATATAATGCTGTTCAAATCGGCTATTCAGAGGTTAAAGAAAAGGCTTTGGCTAAGCCAGAGTTAGGTCATCTAAAAAAAGCTGGCGCCTTACCCTTACGTCATCTTAAGGAATATCGCGTTGACGATACACAACCTTATAAGCTAGGAGAAACAGTTAACGCTGATCTCTTTAATGCAGGCGATTTGGTAGATATTACAGGAACATCCATGGGGAGAGGTTTTGCTGGATATCAGAAGCGTCATAATTTTAAACGTGGCAACATGACTCATGGTTCCAAAAGTCATCGATTACCTGGTTCTACTGGTGCAGGAACAACTCCTGGAAGAGTTTACCCTGGTAAAAAGATGGCTGGTCAATATGGTGCCAGTCAAGTTACTACTCGTCATCTAAAAGTTGTTCAAGTAGATGCTGAATGTAATCTTTTATTAATTAAAGGAGCTGTTCCTGGTAAGCCAGGAGGACTTCTAAACATTATACCAACTAAAATTGTTGGTAAGTAA
- the rplD gene encoding 50S ribosomal protein L4: MVDCNVKNWQGELVGQVTLNLKVAKEENSAHLLHRAVVRHLANARQGNACSKTRAEVRGGGRKPWRQKGTGRARAGSIRSPLWRGGGVIFGPKPRDFSLKMNRKERRLALRTAIGSRIEDLIIVKDFIEQLPDPKTKEFTAALTRWGVKPRKKVALILLETDNNVYLSARNLSYVKILRADSLNIYDLLNADKIIITSEALVKIQEVYND; this comes from the coding sequence ATGGTTGATTGTAACGTTAAAAACTGGCAAGGAGAATTAGTAGGGCAGGTTACCTTAAATTTGAAGGTAGCAAAAGAAGAAAATTCAGCCCACTTATTACACCGCGCAGTAGTTCGACATCTTGCTAATGCTCGTCAAGGCAACGCTTGTAGCAAAACAAGAGCAGAAGTAAGAGGTGGTGGTCGTAAGCCCTGGCGACAAAAAGGTACAGGCAGAGCTAGAGCAGGTTCCATTCGTTCTCCATTATGGCGTGGAGGTGGAGTTATTTTTGGTCCTAAGCCAAGAGACTTTAGCCTAAAAATGAATCGTAAAGAAAGACGATTAGCTTTAAGAACTGCTATTGGCAGTAGAATTGAAGATCTAATTATAGTTAAAGATTTTATTGAGCAACTTCCTGATCCGAAGACCAAGGAATTCACTGCAGCTTTAACCCGATGGGGAGTAAAGCCAAGGAAAAAAGTAGCTTTAATTCTTTTAGAAACAGATAATAATGTTTATTTATCAGCACGTAATCTTTCATATGTAAAAATTTTACGGGCAGATAGTTTAAATATTTATGATTTACTTAATGCAGACAAAATTATTATAACCTCTGAAGCTTTAGTAAAAATCCAGGAGGTTTACAATGACTAA
- a CDS encoding 50S ribosomal protein L23 yields the protein MTKNKYDPRHLADLILKPIITEKATTLLEQNKYVFNVLPKATKPEIKAAIESLFDVKVIGVNTILPPRKKRRVGKFIGHKSLYKRAIVTLEEGNTINLFPDT from the coding sequence ATGACTAAAAATAAATACGATCCTCGTCATCTGGCCGATTTAATACTCAAGCCTATTATTACGGAAAAAGCTACCACGCTTTTAGAGCAAAATAAATACGTTTTTAATGTATTGCCTAAAGCTACGAAGCCCGAAATCAAGGCTGCAATCGAAAGTCTATTTGATGTTAAAGTAATTGGGGTTAATACTATCCTTCCTCCACGGAAAAAACGCCGTGTTGGTAAATTTATTGGTCATAAATCCTTGTATAAACGAGCGATTGTGACTTTAGAAGAAGGAAATACAATTAATTTATTTCCTGATACATAA
- the rplB gene encoding 50S ribosomal protein L2 codes for MGIRSYRPYTPGTRQASVSDFADITKRKPEKSLTKYKHNKKGRNNRGVITSRHRGGGHKRLYRIIDFRRDKHDIPAKVVAIEYDPNRNARIALLFYQDGEKRYILAPVGITIGATVVSGENSPYEIGNALPLYKIPLGSEIHNVELIPGKGGQMVRSAGAVAQLVAKDGNYVTLKLPSKEVRMVRKECYATMGRVGNIEARNITLGKAGRTRHLGRRPHVRGSVMNPVDHPHGGGEGRAPIGRSGPMTPWGKPALGAKTRNKKKASSRLIIRRRR; via the coding sequence ATGGGTATTCGTTCCTATCGTCCGTACACTCCCGGAACCAGACAGGCATCTGTTTCAGATTTCGCTGACATCACGAAACGCAAGCCTGAAAAATCATTAACTAAATATAAGCACAACAAAAAAGGGCGTAATAATCGTGGTGTTATTACTAGTCGCCATCGTGGGGGCGGACACAAACGCCTTTATAGGATTATAGATTTTAGACGGGATAAACACGATATTCCTGCAAAAGTTGTTGCTATTGAGTATGATCCTAACCGTAATGCTCGTATTGCCCTTTTATTTTATCAAGATGGAGAAAAACGCTATATTTTAGCTCCTGTAGGTATTACTATAGGCGCAACTGTAGTATCCGGGGAAAATTCTCCTTACGAAATTGGTAATGCTCTACCACTATACAAAATTCCTTTAGGTTCAGAAATTCACAATGTAGAATTGATACCTGGAAAAGGTGGGCAAATGGTTCGTTCAGCAGGGGCTGTGGCACAGCTTGTAGCCAAAGATGGAAACTATGTAACTTTAAAATTACCTTCTAAAGAAGTACGTATGGTACGCAAAGAATGCTATGCCACCATGGGTCGTGTAGGTAATATTGAAGCTAGAAATATTACATTGGGTAAAGCTGGAAGAACAAGGCATTTGGGGCGAAGACCTCATGTTAGAGGAAGTGTTATGAACCCGGTAGATCATCCACACGGTGGTGGAGAGGGACGTGCTCCTATCGGGAGAAGTGGGCCAATGACTCCTTGGGGTAAGCCTGCTCTAGGAGCAAAAACTCGCAATAAGAAAAAAGCCAGTTCACGTCTTATAATACGTCGCCGCCGTTAA
- the rpsS gene encoding 30S ribosomal protein S19 → MSRSLKKGPFIADSLLTKIEKLNEKGDKQVIKTWSRASTIVPVMIGHTVAVHNGKQHIPVFISEQMVGHKLGEFSPTRTFRGHAKSDKKSGRR, encoded by the coding sequence ATGAGTCGTTCTCTAAAAAAAGGTCCATTTATTGCAGATAGTCTCTTGACTAAAATCGAAAAGCTCAATGAGAAAGGAGATAAACAGGTTATTAAAACCTGGTCAAGAGCTTCAACGATAGTTCCCGTTATGATTGGCCATACAGTTGCTGTACACAATGGAAAACAACATATTCCTGTTTTTATTTCAGAACAAATGGTTGGCCATAAATTAGGAGAATTCTCTCCTACACGTACTTTTAGAGGACACGCTAAAAGTGATAAAAAATCGGGTCGCCGATAA
- the rplV gene encoding 50S ribosomal protein L22, protein MALDMTTEAKAISKYIRMSPFKVRRVLDQIRGRSYREALIILEFMPYRACEPIIKLLRSAVANAEHNNGLDPATLFVSKAYADGGPSLKRFRPRAQGRAYQIRKPTCHITITVASEVGTK, encoded by the coding sequence ATGGCACTTGACATGACAACAGAGGCTAAAGCCATATCTAAATATATACGAATGTCTCCATTCAAGGTGAGACGCGTATTAGACCAGATTCGCGGGCGTTCTTATCGCGAAGCTCTCATTATTCTTGAATTTATGCCGTACAGAGCTTGCGAACCAATTATTAAACTTTTACGTTCTGCTGTTGCTAATGCTGAACATAATAATGGACTTGATCCAGCAACTTTATTTGTCAGTAAAGCTTATGCTGATGGAGGTCCAAGTTTAAAAAGGTTTCGTCCTAGAGCCCAAGGACGTGCCTATCAAATTCGTAAACCTACATGTCATATAACCATTACAGTTGCATCTGAGGTGGGAACAAAATGA
- the rpsC gene encoding 30S ribosomal protein S3 codes for MGQKIHPIGFRLGITKEHKSRWYADKRRYPELLQEDLAIRQHVEKNLSNAGIADIRIERKADQIDLAIHTARPGVVVGRGGSGIEQLRTALQKNLGENRQIRINVIEVSRVDADAALIAEYITQQLERRVSFRRVVRQAIQRAQRAEVKGIKIQVGGRLNGAEIARTEWVREGRVPLHTLRADIDYSYRTAQTIYGILGVKVWVFKGEIIPGQEEQAVVSTAPTPKRNRRKQFEDRSNEE; via the coding sequence ATGGGACAAAAAATACATCCAATTGGTTTTCGTTTAGGTATTACCAAAGAACATAAATCTCGTTGGTATGCTGACAAAAGACGTTATCCAGAATTACTACAGGAAGATCTGGCTATTAGACAACATGTCGAAAAAAACCTTAGCAATGCTGGTATAGCTGATATTCGAATAGAACGAAAAGCTGATCAAATTGATTTAGCAATTCATACTGCCCGTCCCGGAGTCGTAGTAGGAAGGGGTGGTAGTGGAATTGAGCAGCTAAGAACTGCGCTCCAAAAAAACTTAGGGGAAAATCGTCAAATCCGGATTAATGTTATTGAGGTATCCAGAGTTGATGCAGATGCTGCATTAATTGCTGAATATATCACTCAACAGCTAGAACGAAGAGTTTCCTTCCGTCGAGTAGTTAGACAAGCTATTCAAAGGGCTCAAAGAGCTGAGGTTAAAGGTATAAAAATTCAGGTCGGAGGACGTCTTAATGGGGCTGAAATTGCAAGAACTGAATGGGTAAGAGAGGGACGTGTTCCTCTTCACACTCTCAGAGCAGATATCGACTACTCATATCGGACTGCACAAACAATTTACGGCATATTGGGAGTCAAAGTATGGGTCTTCAAAGGAGAGATAATTCCGGGACAAGAAGAGCAGGCTGTAGTTTCTACTGCCCCGACTCCAAAACGTAATCGTCGAAAACAGTTTGAAGACCGTTCCAATGAAGAATAG
- the rplP gene encoding 50S ribosomal protein L16 — MLSPKRTKFRKQQRGRMRGLAYRGSTLNFGEYALQATEPCWITARQIEAARRAMTRYIRRGGKIWIRIFPDKPVTMRAAETRMGSGKGSPEYWVAVVKPGRIMFELSGVTESIAREAMRLAAQKLPIKTKFITSQEEYN, encoded by the coding sequence ATGTTAAGTCCTAAAAGAACAAAATTTCGGAAACAACAACGAGGCAGAATGAGAGGACTAGCCTATCGAGGCAGTACCCTCAATTTTGGAGAATATGCTCTTCAAGCTACTGAACCTTGTTGGATTACTGCTCGTCAAATAGAAGCTGCTCGTCGTGCTATGACTCGCTACATACGTAGAGGTGGAAAAATCTGGATTCGAATTTTTCCAGACAAACCTGTTACTATGCGTGCAGCAGAGACTCGTATGGGTTCAGGAAAAGGATCTCCAGAATATTGGGTTGCTGTAGTGAAGCCAGGACGTATTATGTTTGAGCTTTCTGGAGTAACTGAATCTATTGCTCGTGAAGCTATGCGTCTTGCTGCACAGAAGCTTCCTATTAAAACAAAGTTCATAACTAGTCAGGAGGAGTACAACTAA
- the rpmC gene encoding 50S ribosomal protein L29, with amino-acid sequence MSLPKIAEARSLSNQDLAEEILAAKKKLFELRFQQATRQLEKTHEFKHTRHRIAQLLTVEQERQLGKNNSESTPFKEE; translated from the coding sequence ATGTCTCTACCTAAAATTGCAGAAGCTCGGAGTCTTAGTAATCAAGATTTAGCAGAAGAGATTCTTGCTGCCAAGAAGAAGCTTTTTGAATTAAGATTTCAGCAAGCTACTCGTCAACTAGAAAAGACTCACGAGTTTAAACATACTCGTCATCGAATAGCTCAACTATTAACAGTTGAGCAAGAGCGCCAACTTGGTAAAAATAATTCTGAATCAACTCCATTTAAAGAGGAATAA
- the rpsQ gene encoding 30S ribosomal protein S17, producing MAVKEKVGVVVSTKMDKTIVVEVENRSPHPKYGKIIVKTKKFKAHDQDNKCQKGDRVRIQETRPLSKTKRWVMTEILTSH from the coding sequence ATGGCAGTAAAAGAAAAAGTTGGAGTAGTAGTTAGTACTAAAATGGATAAAACCATTGTGGTAGAAGTAGAAAATCGTTCTCCTCACCCAAAGTACGGAAAAATTATTGTAAAAACCAAAAAATTCAAGGCTCATGACCAAGACAATAAATGTCAAAAAGGGGATAGAGTTCGCATTCAAGAAACTCGACCCCTAAGTAAGACAAAAAGGTGGGTCATGACTGAAATTTTAACCTCTCATTAA
- the rplN gene encoding 50S ribosomal protein L14 produces the protein MIQQQTYLNVADNSGARKLMCLRVLGTGNCRYGAIGDQIVAVVKDAIPNMPVKRSDIVKAVIVRTRQAINRENGMSIRFDDNAAVIINADGNPKGTRVFGPVARELRDKSYTKIVSLAPEVL, from the coding sequence GTGATTCAACAGCAAACTTATCTTAATGTCGCCGACAATAGCGGAGCTCGTAAATTAATGTGTTTACGTGTTTTAGGAACCGGAAATTGCCGATATGGGGCGATTGGCGATCAAATCGTTGCCGTCGTCAAAGACGCTATACCAAATATGCCCGTTAAACGTTCTGATATTGTAAAAGCAGTTATCGTACGAACTCGTCAAGCTATTAACCGTGAGAACGGTATGAGCATACGTTTCGACGACAATGCTGCTGTAATAATAAATGCGGATGGTAACCCAAAAGGAACTCGTGTTTTTGGTCCTGTAGCAAGAGAACTACGAGATAAAAGTTATACAAAAATTGTTTCTTTGGCACCGGAGGTACTCTAA
- the rplX gene encoding 50S ribosomal protein L24 yields MSKTAQPKRYKMHVKVGDNIQVISGKDKGKIGEIIKIFPKSSQVLIKGTNVKTKHVKPQQEGESGQITTFEAPIHSSSVMLYSSKKQVASRINYTFNEAGKKVRILKKTGEIID; encoded by the coding sequence ATGAGTAAAACAGCTCAACCGAAGCGTTACAAAATGCACGTTAAAGTTGGAGACAACATACAAGTAATTTCTGGAAAAGATAAAGGCAAAATCGGAGAAATTATAAAAATTTTTCCCAAAAGTAGCCAAGTCCTCATAAAAGGAACTAACGTTAAAACTAAGCACGTTAAGCCCCAACAAGAAGGAGAATCTGGCCAGATTACTACATTTGAAGCTCCTATCCATAGCTCTAGCGTAATGTTGTATTCCAGTAAAAAACAAGTAGCGAGTCGTATTAATTACACTTTTAATGAAGCGGGTAAGAAAGTACGTATTCTGAAAAAAACGGGTGAAATTATCGATTAG